From Thamnophis elegans isolate rThaEle1 chromosome 12, rThaEle1.pri, whole genome shotgun sequence, one genomic window encodes:
- the SHKBP1 gene encoding LOW QUALITY PROTEIN: SH3KBP1-binding protein 1 (The sequence of the model RefSeq protein was modified relative to this genomic sequence to represent the inferred CDS: inserted 2 bases in 1 codon; deleted 2 bases in 2 codons) encodes MAASGGPAPGGAELVRLNVGGRRFCTSARRSAGRRTPSSPASSAAASPRYGTRPAPSSSPWDPDLFGPVLHFLRCKELDLRGSDVSLLLHEAQFYGITPLIRRLQLHKELERSSCGSVLFEGYLPPPSVFPAKRWNRHSITGGQLAARSGNPLVRRSNTMPPTLASXRRVEERSPAAGATNDPGMVRLICGHHNWVALAYVHFLICYKMKETSGWQLAFCSPRLDWVIERVALNARVLGGSLGDSDKMVAAASCSEILLWALQPDGNGTEIGVFSLGVPLEGLFFVGSQLIATSHTGKIGVWNAVTKHWQTQDVAPINSHDAAGSFLLLGCHNGSIHYVDVQKFPLRMKDNDLLVTELYHDPAEDAVTALSVHLTPKSSHSGNWIEIAYGTSSGMVRVIVQHPETVGSGPQLFQTFAVHRSPVTKVMLSEKHLISVCADSHVRTWTVTRFRGMISTQPGSTPLASFKILALDSADGQGGCNAGTDIGPFGERDDQQVFLQKVVPDASKLYVRLSSTGKRICQVCSVDGSSITAFLVQECEGSSRIGSRPRRYLFTGHSNGSLQMRDLTTAMEMGDQPPDCGGLSEEELLSELGQCDLALTHTLETSPTGSFTLSSTSGLSCPQNRDVGRTCEKPSKASPARLDFQRGDGHRPQPGENFLDRPSEGQRTSHSRGGLSASLLSQRLPSPHPGPLEPTLPLAPPRVPLSETSF; translated from the exons ATGGCGGCCAGCGGCGGCCCGGCGCCCGGAGGGGCAGAGCTGGTGCGGCTGAATGTGGGCGGGCGCAG GTTCTGCACCTCCGCAAGACGCTCTGCTGGGCGCCGGACTCCTTCTTCTCCAG CCTCCTCAGCGGCCGCATCTCCTCGCTACGGGACGAGACCGGCGCC aTCTTCATCGCCCTGGGACCCCGACCTCTTCGGCCCCGTCCTCCACTTCCTCCGCTGCAAAGAGCTGGACCTCAG GGGGAGCGACGTCTCGCTGCTGCTGCACGAAGCCCAGTTCTACGGAATCACGCCTCTCA TTCGCCGCCTGCAGTTGCACAAGGAGCTGGAGCGGTCCTCCTGCGGGAGCGTCCTGTTCGAGGGTTACCTGCCCCCCCCTTCTG TGTTTCCTGCCAAGCGGTGGAACCGCCACAGCATCACGGGGGGACAGTTGGCTGCCCGGTCAGGCAACCCCCTAGTGCGCCGGAGCAACACCATGCCCCCAACCTTGGCATC GAGGCGAGTGGAGGAGAGGAGCCCGGCAGCCG GAGCCACAAATGATCCAGGCATGGTTCGTCTTATCTGCGGACATCATAACTGGGTCGCTCTGGCTTACGTCCACTTCCTTATCTGCTACAA GATGAAGGAGACCTCTGGCTGGCAGCTGGCTTTCTGTAGCCCCCGGCTGGACTGGGTAATCGAGCGGGTGGCATTAAATGCCCGGGTGCTTGGTGGGTCCTTGGGTGATAGTGACAAAATGGTGGCTGCTGCCTCCTGCAGCGAAATCCTTCTGTGGGCCCTTCAGCCTGACGGGAACGGCACTGAGATTG gagtcttctccttaGGGGTCCCCCTGGAA GGTCTCTTCTTTGTGGGCAGCCAGCTTATTGCCACCAGCCACACAGGCAAGATTGGCGTCTGGAACGCCGTCACCAAACACTGGCAG ACTCAAGATGTGGCTCCCATCAACAGCCATGATGCCGCGGGCTCCTTCTTGCTCCTGGGCTGCCACAATGGCTCCATCCATTATGTTG ACGTCCAGAAGTTCCCTCTGCGCATGAAGGACAATGACCTCCTGGTGACCGAGCTGTACCATGACCCTGCGGAGGATGCTGTCACCGCCCTCAGCGTCCACCTCACACCCAAGAGCa GCCACAGTGGAAACTGGATTGAAATAGCCTATGGCACCAGTTCAGGGATGGTGCGCGTGATTGTCCAGCACCCGGAGACGGTGGGCTCG GGCCCCCAGCTCTTCCAGACCTTTGCTGTCCATCGTAGTCCTGTCACCAAGGTGATGCTGTCAGAGAAGCACCTCATCTCAG TCTGTGCTGACAGCCACGTACGGACATGGACGGTGACCCGATTCCGTGGGATGATTTCTACGCAGCCAGGCTCCACCCCGTTGGCCTCTTTCAAGATTCTGGCCCTGGActcagcggatgggcaggggggctGCAACGCAGGCACAGACATTG GGCCTTTTGGCGAGCGCGATGACCAACAGGTGTTCCTCCAGAAGGTGGTTCCAGACGCCAGCAAGCTGTACGTGCGCCTCTCCTCCACCGGGAAGAGG ATATGCCAGGTGTGCTCAGTTGACGGCTCATCAATCACGGCCTTCCTGGTCCAGGAGTGCGAGGGCTCCAGCCGCATCGGCTCCCGTCCACGCCGCTACCTCTTCACCGGCCACAGCAATGGCAGCCTCCAGATGCGGGACCTCACCACCGCGATGGAGATGGGGGACCAACCGCCAG ATTGTGGTGGCCTCTCGGAGGAAGAGCTGCTCTCTGAGTTGGGGCAGTGTGACCTGGCCCTCACCCACACCCTGGAAACGAGTCCCACGGGGTCTTTCACGCTCTCCAGTACTTCTGGCCTCAG CTGCCCCCAGAACCGAGATGTGGGCAGGACCTGCGAGAAGCCATCGAAAGCCTCCCCAGCCAGGTTGGACTTCCAGCGAGGGGACGGCCACCGACCACAGCCGGGCGAGAACTTCTTGGACCGACCCTCCGAGGGCCAGCGGACCAGCCATTCCCGGGGAGGGCTTTCTGCTAGCCTTCTGAGCCAAAGGCTGCCCAGCCCCCATCCTGGCCCCCTGGAGCCCACCCTCCCCCTAGCCCCACCCAGAGTGCCACTCAGCGAAACCTCTTTCTGA